The DNA segment CGTCACCGCTCTGATCCAACGGTTCAGCCACCGGATCGGCAAGTCCACCACACTCAAGGACAGCACCAACCACTTCGACTGGCTCTCGGCGGCTCGCAAGCGCGATTGGCACTACTGGCGCCGCTACCGGGACTTCCTCGAAGCCAAGCTCTCCGACAAGGTCGTCGAAGAGCTGAATGACGCCACCGACGAGATCCTGGGCCTGCTGGAGGACCCTCAGCGCGCGGATGACTGGGACCGCCGCGGGCTCGTCGTGGGCCATGTGCAATCGGGCAAGACCAGCAACTACTCGGGGCTCATCTGCAAGGCCGCAGACGCTGGCTACAAGATCATCATCGTGCTCGCGGGCATGCACAACAATCTGCGCTCGCAAACCCAGATGCGGCTTGAGGAAAGTTTCCTCGGCTACGAGACAACGGTCGACCGGGATCCAGGTATGCCCATCGGTGTGGCTGAGTTCGGCGAGGATTTGAAGACCAACTCCGCGACGACCCGCGCTGAAAACGGCGACTTCAACAAGTCCATCGCGAAACACTTCCATGGCATCTCTCCCGAAGAGCGGCCCTGGCTTTTCGTGGTGAAGAAGCAGAAGACCGTCCTCACCGAGCTGCTCAACTGGATCCGAACGCGCGTGGCCGACAGCACCGACTCTGTCGATGGGCGCAAGCTCGTGACGAAACTGCCGCTGCTGGTAATCGACGACGAGGCGGACCACGCATCGGTCGACACGGGCGAGCAGATGTTCAACGACGACGGTACGCCGGACGAAGAGCATCAGCCCAAGACCATCAACAGCCTGATCCGACAGGTGCTGCACGCCTTCACCCGCAAGGCCTATGTCGGCTACACCGCCACGCCGTTCGCCAACATCTTCATCCACCACAAGGGCGCGACCGCCAAGGAAGGCCCCGATCTCTTCCCGCGCGCCTTCATCATCAATTTGGCCGCGCCGTCCAACTATGTGGGCCCGGCCCGCATGTTCGGCAAGATGACCAAGGAGGGGCGCGTGGGCGCGCTACCGCTCTCGCGGAATATCGGGGACCACTACGACCCCGAGGTCGACTTGGGCTGGATGCCTCCCAAGCACAAGAAGACGCACGTCCCGACCTACAACGGCCAAGAGACCATTCCTCCTTCGTTGCGAGAGGCGATCTGCGTGTTCGTCCTCGCCTGCGCGGTGCGGGAGCTGCGCGGCCAGGGGGACCAGCACAGCTCGATGTTGATCCACGTCACGCGCTTCGTCGATGTGCAGAACCATGTACGCGAGCAGGTCGAAGAGGTCGTTCGGCGCATGCGGCAGAAAATCACCCGAGGCATCGATGCCGACGCGCTTCTGAAGCAACTGCGCGAGCTTTGGGAGCAGGATTTCCTGCCGATCCGAGATCAAGTTGCAGAGCTTTCTCCTCCCGAGGAGCGCCCGCCCGCGATGCCAAGTTGGGAAGAAGTCCTTGGCGCGTTGCCCGACGTGCTGGACGATATCGAGGTCCGATCGATCAACGGCACAGCCAAGGATGCGCTCGACTACGCGACCCCCGGAGCGGCGCTCAAAGTGATCGCGGTTGGGGGTGACAAGCTGGCCAGAGGCCTTACTCTGGAGGGCCTGTGCGTGAGCTATTTCGTCCGCACGACGAAGATGTATGACACGCTCATGCAAATGGGCCGTTGGTTCGGGTATCGCCCGGGTTACCTGGATCTTTGCCGCCTCTACACCTCGGCCGACCTGGTCAGGTGGTTCGCCCACATCGCCGACGCGTCGGAGGAGCTCCGCGAGGAGTTCGATTTCATGGCCGACGCCAAGCTGACGCCGGAGCAATACGGCCTCAAAGTCATGTCGCACGAGGTGCTCACCGTCACGTCCCCATTGAAGATGCGGAATGCTCAGACGCTCTCGCTGAGCTACAGCGGCACGCGCCCGCAGACCATCCTCTTCCACCGGGATGCGGAAATCCAGAAGCGGAACCTCGACGCCACCGACGCTCTGATCACATCCCTCGGCGACAACTGGCTCTGCGATCCGAAGTACGCGCGGGATGGCGCACAGGACTCTTGGCCCGGAGCGCGCCTGTGGAAGGATGTCGACGCGTCCAAAGTGCTGACTTTCCTGGGCGCCTATACGACCCACCCTAATGCCAGCAGCGCGAAGGCCGCACTGCTTTCCGAGTTCATAGTCAAGATGATCGGCATTGGTCAGCTCTCCAAGTGGAACGTCG comes from the Paracidovorax avenae ATCC 19860 genome and includes:
- a CDS encoding Z1 domain-containing protein is translated as MTAAEEAAAQAELLENVIATAQRLVKAEKDPSKITPAFIADKVQLAAKMFAGDSPHAVDQAKAVTALIQRFSHRIGKSTTLKDSTNHFDWLSAARKRDWHYWRRYRDFLEAKLSDKVVEELNDATDEILGLLEDPQRADDWDRRGLVVGHVQSGKTSNYSGLICKAADAGYKIIIVLAGMHNNLRSQTQMRLEESFLGYETTVDRDPGMPIGVAEFGEDLKTNSATTRAENGDFNKSIAKHFHGISPEERPWLFVVKKQKTVLTELLNWIRTRVADSTDSVDGRKLVTKLPLLVIDDEADHASVDTGEQMFNDDGTPDEEHQPKTINSLIRQVLHAFTRKAYVGYTATPFANIFIHHKGATAKEGPDLFPRAFIINLAAPSNYVGPARMFGKMTKEGRVGALPLSRNIGDHYDPEVDLGWMPPKHKKTHVPTYNGQETIPPSLREAICVFVLACAVRELRGQGDQHSSMLIHVTRFVDVQNHVREQVEEVVRRMRQKITRGIDADALLKQLRELWEQDFLPIRDQVAELSPPEERPPAMPSWEEVLGALPDVLDDIEVRSINGTAKDALDYATPGAALKVIAVGGDKLARGLTLEGLCVSYFVRTTKMYDTLMQMGRWFGYRPGYLDLCRLYTSADLVRWFAHIADASEELREEFDFMADAKLTPEQYGLKVMSHEVLTVTSPLKMRNAQTLSLSYSGTRPQTILFHRDAEIQKRNLDATDALITSLGDNWLCDPKYARDGAQDSWPGARLWKDVDASKVLTFLGAYTTHPNASSAKAALLSEFIVKMIGIGQLSKWNVALLGGGMGDGAPHTFPGGKQSTSYSIRKTEDPDEEDRVDPKLFAIGVLIDPKDEGIDLDDGAWREALALTKAASKRDPTNPPSFPSGKGIRAARGKLGGDADRGLLLLYPLTPYFYKESDKEKVKTRDRLIVPGWDKPIMAFAIAFPASDKAISVEYEVNYLYWLQEYGPSE